From a region of the Daphnia magna isolate NIES linkage group LG1, ASM2063170v1.1, whole genome shotgun sequence genome:
- the LOC116929560 gene encoding uncharacterized protein LOC116929560 isoform X3, giving the protein MRECRQCCRGCALESVDRPLHLSVVIVIVKKKRVKKKKKKKELEKFRFPVRSGNTGRIDSQLFAFTVYQFYGRTVVKNPIQFTLKRKKERQARKINCQHGESVNHVGGRRRPTISDACQCGCYVSDGMTVNFRSELFDTNRQLAMPNLWRMVGRCFCGCPRSSESKTADSHSTFVESKASFTFTERPAWNKEQLKGRQVTSPSTSKPLHMPDLAEESKSQSLEKQVRPCWSHSGRFLTLHKRRKKRPPTRAMTSDQALLDDLYHGPTHVLLARISEWPFNAFALDRATGGRPLPTLCFHLFHHYGLMAHFQLDPVKVWKFFSLVEEGYHSNNPYHNAIHAADVTQAMHCFLQEEKMRRHLTPLEIAASLIAAMAHDLDHPGVNQPFLVATSNHLASLYKNASVLENHHWRSAMACLMESGMMDGLERSSANELQRQIQSLILATDIARQQEFLGAFQRFLNDGSLDMRTGDHRHFMLQIALKCADICNPCRPWEVSRAWSLQVSEEFYRQGDLERRLGLPVTPLNDRLTSSVSKIQTGFFRFIAAPLFEEWHRFQATPLSWNMLNYLRSNKLKWDSILNGEETGDASLAEHQLRDPAWSELGVLEMGIEKIHLRRASLPAGRSGLWTSNTANSSRVSDVERSMEEDGCNVVTESSDVESHPLRSLLPVENHDDSSLPDSVPSDTQTADISGLPLGLPARLPHRRESLPFNFPDRTRIEYIQRQGRRESLPTDCSGILNACDVLPELNITSMTPLPLKKEKRVSQPHCVQPATSIPSTSSDQTFGCADEKENIVSTAYLKTETSRLTLRRGSAPTALHPLNWLDSPRSKRNSSMTHFGRQGSLRLTNLDQSEPGLRRRGSLPYELGRKLSGHDCVVGRLIPETSDCAKIDVGVRRGSAPSDLLRNTGASIASCWIQLRDRVKMKGKEIALSTGTGLMNDGGCGFAVRECRRRSLRRRRSGGPELFASVVRRGNNFPSTQLPPLPQSATCTHAKLKQRTSSLSPPESINPIVGSGDCHRDWLLLGRRGSGALELLAGLWRQNRDRSERSSFESDDSLLRPHRQRLSMDSSSSSDGIPCSALEEYCHLVGHGRTQRRGSCPTDHSVLSGSSNANLTQLSRR; this is encoded by the exons ATGAGGGAGTGTCGCCAGTGTTGCAGAGGATGCGCACTCGAATCAGTGGATCGCCCGCTCCATCTTTCCGTAGTCATAGtaatcgtgaaaaaaaaaagagtaaagaaaaaaaaaaagaaaaaagaattagaaaaatttcgttttccAGTCCGGAGCGGAAACACTGGCAGGATTGACTCACAGCTTTTCGCTTTTACAGTATATCAATTTTACGGTCGAACAGTTGTAAAAAATCCCATCCAGTTTacattgaaaagaaagaaggagagacaagcaagaaaaataaattgtcAACATGGTGAATCGGTGAATCATGTAGGAGGACGACGACGACCGACGATAAGCGATGCTTGTCAGTGTGGGTGTTACGTCAGTGATGGGATGACAGTGAATTTCCGCAGTGAATTATTTGATACGAATCGTCAACTCGCAATGCCCAACTTGTGGCGAATGGTTGGTAGATGTTTCTGTGGCTGCCCTCGATCGTCCGAATCCAAAACGGCCGATTCGCATTCCACTTTCGTTGAA AGCAAAGCTTCGTTCACCTTTACCGAGAGACCTGCATGGAATAAGGAACAGCTGAAAG GTCGTCAAGTCACTAGCCCATCTACGAGCAAGCCCCTCCACATGCCAGATCTAGCCGAAGAATCTAAATCTCAGTCG CTCGAGAAGCAGGTGCGCCCATGCTGGTCTCACAGCGGTCGGTTTCTCACGCTGCATAAACGacgaaaaaaaaggccacCCACTCGGGCTATGACGTCGGACCAGGCCCTCCTTGATGACCTCTATCATGGCCCCACGCAT GTACTTTTGGCAAGAATTAGCGAGTGGCCTTTTAATGCTTTCGCCCTGGACAGAGCCACTGGGG GACGACCTCTGCCGACGCTCTGTTTCCATCTTTTCCACCATTACGGACTCATGGCACACTTTCAGCTTGATCCTGTCAAAGTCTGGAAGTTTTTTA GTTTAGTAGAAGAGGGCTATCACAGCAACAATCCTTATCACAATGCCATCCATGCCGCCGATGTCACTCAAGCCATGCACTGCTTTCTTCAAGAAGAAAAG ATGCGTCGTCATTTAACTCCACTGGAAATAGCCGCCTCACTAATTGCTGCCATGGCTCATGATCTGGACCATCCTGGCGTTAATCAACCATTTTTAGTGGCCACTTCCAATCATTTAGCGTCTCTCTATAAA AATGCATCGGTTCTCGAAAATCACCATTGGCGGTCGGCTATGGCTTGTTTAATGGAAAGTGGGATGATGGACGGTCTTGAGCGCAGTTCAGCCAACGAATTGCAGCGCCAAATCCAGTCGCTTATTTTGGCTACAGATATCGCTCGGCAACAAGAATTTCTCGGCGCTTTTCAA CGTTTTTTGAACGATGGCTCGTTGGATATGCGGACAGGGGATCATCGTCACTTTATGCTGCAGATCGCACTCAAGTGCGCTGACATTTGTAACCCCTGCCGTCCCTGGGAAGTGAGCCGCGCCTGGAGTTTGCAAGTCAGTGAGGAATTCTATCGGCAAGGCGATTTGGAACGACGACTGGGTTTGCCGGTCACACCACTCAATGACCGCTTAACCTCCTCCGTCTCTAAGATCCAGACTGGTTTTTTCCGTTTTATTGCCGCGCCGCTTTTCGAAGAATGGCATCGTTTTCAAGCTACTCCTCTCTCGTGGAACATGTTGAACTACCTCCGCTCCAACAAA CTTAAATGGGATTCCATCTTGAACGGCGAAGAAACGGGTGACGCAAGTTTGGCCGAGCATCAGCTCCGCGATCCGGCTTGGTCGGAACTTGGCGTTTTGGAAATGGGTATCGAAAAAATCCACTTGAGGAGGGCCTCGCTACCTGCCGGGCGTTCTGGTCTGTGGACGTCGAACACTGCCAATTCTTCTCGAGTGTCGGATGTCGAACGTTCAATGGAGGAGGACGGCTGTAACGTCGTCACGGAGTCTTCTGATGTAGAATCTCACCCGCTTCGATCTCTGTTACCGGTTGAAAACCACGATGATTCCAGCCTGCCTGATTCTGTCCCTAGCGACACGCAGACAGCAGATATTTCTGGACTTCCTCTTGGTCTTCCAGCACGCCTACCTCACCGGCGCGAGAGTCTTCCGTTCAATTTTCCTGATCGCACTCGAATCGAGTACATTCAGAGACAGGGACGACGGGAGAGTCTGCCGACCGATTGTTCAGGAATTTTGAATGCTTGCGACGTTCTTCCAGAATTGAATATCACCTCAATGACGCCTCTGCCTttaaagaaggagaagagggTTAGTCAGCCCCATTGCGTTCAACCAGCTACCTCTATTCCGTCCACTTCTTCAGATCAAACTTTCGGATGCGCAGATGAAAAGGAGAATATCGTTTCGACTGCCTATCTCAAAACG GAAACGTCCCGATTAACATTAAGAAGAGGATCTGCCCCAACTGCCCTGCATCCGCTAAACTGGCTGGATAGTCCgcgcagcaaacgaaattcttcgatgACGCACTTTGGACGTCAGGGTTCACTCAGATTGACAAACTTGGACCAAAGCGAGCCAGGTCTTCGGCGGCGCGGATCGTTGCCATATGAACTTGGTAGAAAACTCTCTGGTCACGATTGCGTCGTTGGTCGACTCATTCCAGAGACTTCCGATTGCGCAAAAATTGACGTAGGAGTAAGACGTGGCTCGGCTCCTTCGGATTTGCTTCGTAACACGGGCGCTTCCATTGCCAGTTGCTGGATCCAGCTTCGCGATCGAGTGAAAATGAAG GGTAAAGAGATTGCCCTGAGTACCGGGACTGGGTTGATGAATGACGGTGGATGTGGTTTTGCCGTGCGTGAATGCAGAAGGCGCTCACTTCGACGGCGTCGCTCGGGAGGTCCAGAACTTTTTGCTTCTGTTGTTCGTCGTGGCAACAATTTTCCTTCCACTCAACTACCTCCACTACCTCAAAGTGCGACATGCACTCATGCCAAATTAAAG CAGAGGACGTCTTCGTTGTCGCCACCGGAAAGTATCAATCCTATAGTAGGATCTGGAGATTGTCATCGTGATTGGCTTCTGCTAGGAAGGCGCGGTTCTGGTGCACTTGAACTCTTGGCTGGACTCTGGCGCCAGAATCGTGATCGATCTGAACGCTCCAGTTTTGAATCAGATGATTCTCTTTTAA GACCCCACCGTCAGCGGTTGTCAATGgattcttcttcgtcatcaGACGGTATCCCATGCTCAGCCCTAGAAGagtactgccatttggtgggGCATGGGAGGACTCAGCGAAGAGGGTCATGCCCAACCGACCATTCCGTTTTATCAG GAAGCTCCAATGCGAATTTGACGCAGTTAAGCAGGAGATAA
- the LOC116929560 gene encoding uncharacterized protein LOC116929560 isoform X5, translating to MPDLAEESKSQSLEKQVRPCWSHSGRFLTLHKRRKKRPPTRAMTSDQALLDDLYHGPTHVLLARISEWPFNAFALDRATGGRPLPTLCFHLFHHYGLMAHFQLDPVKVWKFFSLVEEGYHSNNPYHNAIHAADVTQAMHCFLQEEKMRRHLTPLEIAASLIAAMAHDLDHPGVNQPFLVATSNHLASLYKNASVLENHHWRSAMACLMESGMMDGLERSSANELQRQIQSLILATDIARQQEFLGAFQRFLNDGSLDMRTGDHRHFMLQIALKCADICNPCRPWEVSRAWSLQVSEEFYRQGDLERRLGLPVTPLNDRLTSSVSKIQTGFFRFIAAPLFEEWHRFQATPLSWNMLNYLRSNKLKWDSILNGEETGDASLAEHQLRDPAWSELGVLEMGIEKIHLRRASLPAGRSGLWTSNTANSSRVSDVERSMEEDGCNVVTESSDVESHPLRSLLPVENHDDSSLPDSVPSDTQTADISGLPLGLPARLPHRRESLPFNFPDRTRIEYIQRQGRRESLPTDCSGILNACDVLPELNITSMTPLPLKKEKRVSQPHCVQPATSIPSTSSDQTFGCADEKENIVSTAYLKTETSRLTLRRGSAPTALHPLNWLDSPRSKRNSSMTHFGRQGSLRLTNLDQSEPGLRRRGSLPYELGRKLSGHDCVVGRLIPETSDCAKIDVGVRRGSAPSDLLRNTGASIASCWIQLRDRVKMKGKEIALSTGTGLMNDGGCGFAVRECRRRSLRRRRSGGPELFASVVRRGNNFPSTQLPPLPQSATCTHAKLKQRTSSLSPPESINPIVGSGDCHRDWLLLGRRGSGALELLAGLWRQNRDRSERSSFESDDSLLIFPSYKGPHRQRLSMDSSSSSDGIPCSALEEYCHLVGHGRTQRRGSCPTDHSVLSGSSNANLTQLSRR from the exons ATGCCAGATCTAGCCGAAGAATCTAAATCTCAGTCG CTCGAGAAGCAGGTGCGCCCATGCTGGTCTCACAGCGGTCGGTTTCTCACGCTGCATAAACGacgaaaaaaaaggccacCCACTCGGGCTATGACGTCGGACCAGGCCCTCCTTGATGACCTCTATCATGGCCCCACGCAT GTACTTTTGGCAAGAATTAGCGAGTGGCCTTTTAATGCTTTCGCCCTGGACAGAGCCACTGGGG GACGACCTCTGCCGACGCTCTGTTTCCATCTTTTCCACCATTACGGACTCATGGCACACTTTCAGCTTGATCCTGTCAAAGTCTGGAAGTTTTTTA GTTTAGTAGAAGAGGGCTATCACAGCAACAATCCTTATCACAATGCCATCCATGCCGCCGATGTCACTCAAGCCATGCACTGCTTTCTTCAAGAAGAAAAG ATGCGTCGTCATTTAACTCCACTGGAAATAGCCGCCTCACTAATTGCTGCCATGGCTCATGATCTGGACCATCCTGGCGTTAATCAACCATTTTTAGTGGCCACTTCCAATCATTTAGCGTCTCTCTATAAA AATGCATCGGTTCTCGAAAATCACCATTGGCGGTCGGCTATGGCTTGTTTAATGGAAAGTGGGATGATGGACGGTCTTGAGCGCAGTTCAGCCAACGAATTGCAGCGCCAAATCCAGTCGCTTATTTTGGCTACAGATATCGCTCGGCAACAAGAATTTCTCGGCGCTTTTCAA CGTTTTTTGAACGATGGCTCGTTGGATATGCGGACAGGGGATCATCGTCACTTTATGCTGCAGATCGCACTCAAGTGCGCTGACATTTGTAACCCCTGCCGTCCCTGGGAAGTGAGCCGCGCCTGGAGTTTGCAAGTCAGTGAGGAATTCTATCGGCAAGGCGATTTGGAACGACGACTGGGTTTGCCGGTCACACCACTCAATGACCGCTTAACCTCCTCCGTCTCTAAGATCCAGACTGGTTTTTTCCGTTTTATTGCCGCGCCGCTTTTCGAAGAATGGCATCGTTTTCAAGCTACTCCTCTCTCGTGGAACATGTTGAACTACCTCCGCTCCAACAAA CTTAAATGGGATTCCATCTTGAACGGCGAAGAAACGGGTGACGCAAGTTTGGCCGAGCATCAGCTCCGCGATCCGGCTTGGTCGGAACTTGGCGTTTTGGAAATGGGTATCGAAAAAATCCACTTGAGGAGGGCCTCGCTACCTGCCGGGCGTTCTGGTCTGTGGACGTCGAACACTGCCAATTCTTCTCGAGTGTCGGATGTCGAACGTTCAATGGAGGAGGACGGCTGTAACGTCGTCACGGAGTCTTCTGATGTAGAATCTCACCCGCTTCGATCTCTGTTACCGGTTGAAAACCACGATGATTCCAGCCTGCCTGATTCTGTCCCTAGCGACACGCAGACAGCAGATATTTCTGGACTTCCTCTTGGTCTTCCAGCACGCCTACCTCACCGGCGCGAGAGTCTTCCGTTCAATTTTCCTGATCGCACTCGAATCGAGTACATTCAGAGACAGGGACGACGGGAGAGTCTGCCGACCGATTGTTCAGGAATTTTGAATGCTTGCGACGTTCTTCCAGAATTGAATATCACCTCAATGACGCCTCTGCCTttaaagaaggagaagagggTTAGTCAGCCCCATTGCGTTCAACCAGCTACCTCTATTCCGTCCACTTCTTCAGATCAAACTTTCGGATGCGCAGATGAAAAGGAGAATATCGTTTCGACTGCCTATCTCAAAACG GAAACGTCCCGATTAACATTAAGAAGAGGATCTGCCCCAACTGCCCTGCATCCGCTAAACTGGCTGGATAGTCCgcgcagcaaacgaaattcttcgatgACGCACTTTGGACGTCAGGGTTCACTCAGATTGACAAACTTGGACCAAAGCGAGCCAGGTCTTCGGCGGCGCGGATCGTTGCCATATGAACTTGGTAGAAAACTCTCTGGTCACGATTGCGTCGTTGGTCGACTCATTCCAGAGACTTCCGATTGCGCAAAAATTGACGTAGGAGTAAGACGTGGCTCGGCTCCTTCGGATTTGCTTCGTAACACGGGCGCTTCCATTGCCAGTTGCTGGATCCAGCTTCGCGATCGAGTGAAAATGAAG GGTAAAGAGATTGCCCTGAGTACCGGGACTGGGTTGATGAATGACGGTGGATGTGGTTTTGCCGTGCGTGAATGCAGAAGGCGCTCACTTCGACGGCGTCGCTCGGGAGGTCCAGAACTTTTTGCTTCTGTTGTTCGTCGTGGCAACAATTTTCCTTCCACTCAACTACCTCCACTACCTCAAAGTGCGACATGCACTCATGCCAAATTAAAG CAGAGGACGTCTTCGTTGTCGCCACCGGAAAGTATCAATCCTATAGTAGGATCTGGAGATTGTCATCGTGATTGGCTTCTGCTAGGAAGGCGCGGTTCTGGTGCACTTGAACTCTTGGCTGGACTCTGGCGCCAGAATCGTGATCGATCTGAACGCTCCAGTTTTGAATCAGATGATTCTCTTTTAA TATTTCCTTCTTATAAAGGACCCCACCGTCAGCGGTTGTCAATGgattcttcttcgtcatcaGACGGTATCCCATGCTCAGCCCTAGAAGagtactgccatttggtgggGCATGGGAGGACTCAGCGAAGAGGGTCATGCCCAACCGACCATTCCGTTTTATCAG GAAGCTCCAATGCGAATTTGACGCAGTTAAGCAGGAGATAA
- the LOC116929560 gene encoding uncharacterized protein LOC116929560 isoform X1, translating into MRECRQCCRGCALESVDRPLHLSVVIVIVKKKRVKKKKKKKELEKFRFPVRSGNTGRIDSQLFAFTVYQFYGRTVVKNPIQFTLKRKKERQARKINCQHGESVNHVGGRRRPTISDACQCGCYVSDGMTVNFRSELFDTNRQLAMPNLWRMVGRCFCGCPRSSESKTADSHSTFVESKASFTFTERPAWNKEQLKGRQVTSPSTSKPLHMPDLAEESKSQSLEKQVRPCWSHSGRFLTLHKRRKKRPPTRAMTSDQALLDDLYHGPTHVLLARISEWPFNAFALDRATGGRPLPTLCFHLFHHYGLMAHFQLDPVKVWKFFSLVEEGYHSNNPYHNAIHAADVTQAMHCFLQEEKMRRHLTPLEIAASLIAAMAHDLDHPGVNQPFLVATSNHLASLYKNASVLENHHWRSAMACLMESGMMDGLERSSANELQRQIQSLILATDIARQQEFLGAFQRFLNDGSLDMRTGDHRHFMLQIALKCADICNPCRPWEVSRAWSLQVSEEFYRQGDLERRLGLPVTPLNDRLTSSVSKIQTGFFRFIAAPLFEEWHRFQATPLSWNMLNYLRSNKLKWDSILNGEETGDASLAEHQLRDPAWSELGVLEMGIEKIHLRRASLPAGRSGLWTSNTANSSRVSDVERSMEEDGCNVVTESSDVESHPLRSLLPVENHDDSSLPDSVPSDTQTADISGLPLGLPARLPHRRESLPFNFPDRTRIEYIQRQGRRESLPTDCSGILNACDVLPELNITSMTPLPLKKEKRVSQPHCVQPATSIPSTSSDQTFGCADEKENIVSTAYLKTETSRLTLRRGSAPTALHPLNWLDSPRSKRNSSMTHFGRQGSLRLTNLDQSEPGLRRRGSLPYELGRKLSGHDCVVGRLIPETSDCAKIDVGVRRGSAPSDLLRNTGASIASCWIQLRDRVKMKGKEIALSTGTGLMNDGGCGFAVRECRRRSLRRRRSGGPELFASVVRRGNNFPSTQLPPLPQSATCTHAKLKQRTSSLSPPESINPIVGSGDCHRDWLLLGRRGSGALELLAGLWRQNRDRSERSSFESDDSLLIFPSYKGPHRQRLSMDSSSSSDGIPCSALEEYCHLVGHGRTQRRGSCPTDHSVLSGSSNANLTQLSRR; encoded by the exons ATGAGGGAGTGTCGCCAGTGTTGCAGAGGATGCGCACTCGAATCAGTGGATCGCCCGCTCCATCTTTCCGTAGTCATAGtaatcgtgaaaaaaaaaagagtaaagaaaaaaaaaaagaaaaaagaattagaaaaatttcgttttccAGTCCGGAGCGGAAACACTGGCAGGATTGACTCACAGCTTTTCGCTTTTACAGTATATCAATTTTACGGTCGAACAGTTGTAAAAAATCCCATCCAGTTTacattgaaaagaaagaaggagagacaagcaagaaaaataaattgtcAACATGGTGAATCGGTGAATCATGTAGGAGGACGACGACGACCGACGATAAGCGATGCTTGTCAGTGTGGGTGTTACGTCAGTGATGGGATGACAGTGAATTTCCGCAGTGAATTATTTGATACGAATCGTCAACTCGCAATGCCCAACTTGTGGCGAATGGTTGGTAGATGTTTCTGTGGCTGCCCTCGATCGTCCGAATCCAAAACGGCCGATTCGCATTCCACTTTCGTTGAA AGCAAAGCTTCGTTCACCTTTACCGAGAGACCTGCATGGAATAAGGAACAGCTGAAAG GTCGTCAAGTCACTAGCCCATCTACGAGCAAGCCCCTCCACATGCCAGATCTAGCCGAAGAATCTAAATCTCAGTCG CTCGAGAAGCAGGTGCGCCCATGCTGGTCTCACAGCGGTCGGTTTCTCACGCTGCATAAACGacgaaaaaaaaggccacCCACTCGGGCTATGACGTCGGACCAGGCCCTCCTTGATGACCTCTATCATGGCCCCACGCAT GTACTTTTGGCAAGAATTAGCGAGTGGCCTTTTAATGCTTTCGCCCTGGACAGAGCCACTGGGG GACGACCTCTGCCGACGCTCTGTTTCCATCTTTTCCACCATTACGGACTCATGGCACACTTTCAGCTTGATCCTGTCAAAGTCTGGAAGTTTTTTA GTTTAGTAGAAGAGGGCTATCACAGCAACAATCCTTATCACAATGCCATCCATGCCGCCGATGTCACTCAAGCCATGCACTGCTTTCTTCAAGAAGAAAAG ATGCGTCGTCATTTAACTCCACTGGAAATAGCCGCCTCACTAATTGCTGCCATGGCTCATGATCTGGACCATCCTGGCGTTAATCAACCATTTTTAGTGGCCACTTCCAATCATTTAGCGTCTCTCTATAAA AATGCATCGGTTCTCGAAAATCACCATTGGCGGTCGGCTATGGCTTGTTTAATGGAAAGTGGGATGATGGACGGTCTTGAGCGCAGTTCAGCCAACGAATTGCAGCGCCAAATCCAGTCGCTTATTTTGGCTACAGATATCGCTCGGCAACAAGAATTTCTCGGCGCTTTTCAA CGTTTTTTGAACGATGGCTCGTTGGATATGCGGACAGGGGATCATCGTCACTTTATGCTGCAGATCGCACTCAAGTGCGCTGACATTTGTAACCCCTGCCGTCCCTGGGAAGTGAGCCGCGCCTGGAGTTTGCAAGTCAGTGAGGAATTCTATCGGCAAGGCGATTTGGAACGACGACTGGGTTTGCCGGTCACACCACTCAATGACCGCTTAACCTCCTCCGTCTCTAAGATCCAGACTGGTTTTTTCCGTTTTATTGCCGCGCCGCTTTTCGAAGAATGGCATCGTTTTCAAGCTACTCCTCTCTCGTGGAACATGTTGAACTACCTCCGCTCCAACAAA CTTAAATGGGATTCCATCTTGAACGGCGAAGAAACGGGTGACGCAAGTTTGGCCGAGCATCAGCTCCGCGATCCGGCTTGGTCGGAACTTGGCGTTTTGGAAATGGGTATCGAAAAAATCCACTTGAGGAGGGCCTCGCTACCTGCCGGGCGTTCTGGTCTGTGGACGTCGAACACTGCCAATTCTTCTCGAGTGTCGGATGTCGAACGTTCAATGGAGGAGGACGGCTGTAACGTCGTCACGGAGTCTTCTGATGTAGAATCTCACCCGCTTCGATCTCTGTTACCGGTTGAAAACCACGATGATTCCAGCCTGCCTGATTCTGTCCCTAGCGACACGCAGACAGCAGATATTTCTGGACTTCCTCTTGGTCTTCCAGCACGCCTACCTCACCGGCGCGAGAGTCTTCCGTTCAATTTTCCTGATCGCACTCGAATCGAGTACATTCAGAGACAGGGACGACGGGAGAGTCTGCCGACCGATTGTTCAGGAATTTTGAATGCTTGCGACGTTCTTCCAGAATTGAATATCACCTCAATGACGCCTCTGCCTttaaagaaggagaagagggTTAGTCAGCCCCATTGCGTTCAACCAGCTACCTCTATTCCGTCCACTTCTTCAGATCAAACTTTCGGATGCGCAGATGAAAAGGAGAATATCGTTTCGACTGCCTATCTCAAAACG GAAACGTCCCGATTAACATTAAGAAGAGGATCTGCCCCAACTGCCCTGCATCCGCTAAACTGGCTGGATAGTCCgcgcagcaaacgaaattcttcgatgACGCACTTTGGACGTCAGGGTTCACTCAGATTGACAAACTTGGACCAAAGCGAGCCAGGTCTTCGGCGGCGCGGATCGTTGCCATATGAACTTGGTAGAAAACTCTCTGGTCACGATTGCGTCGTTGGTCGACTCATTCCAGAGACTTCCGATTGCGCAAAAATTGACGTAGGAGTAAGACGTGGCTCGGCTCCTTCGGATTTGCTTCGTAACACGGGCGCTTCCATTGCCAGTTGCTGGATCCAGCTTCGCGATCGAGTGAAAATGAAG GGTAAAGAGATTGCCCTGAGTACCGGGACTGGGTTGATGAATGACGGTGGATGTGGTTTTGCCGTGCGTGAATGCAGAAGGCGCTCACTTCGACGGCGTCGCTCGGGAGGTCCAGAACTTTTTGCTTCTGTTGTTCGTCGTGGCAACAATTTTCCTTCCACTCAACTACCTCCACTACCTCAAAGTGCGACATGCACTCATGCCAAATTAAAG CAGAGGACGTCTTCGTTGTCGCCACCGGAAAGTATCAATCCTATAGTAGGATCTGGAGATTGTCATCGTGATTGGCTTCTGCTAGGAAGGCGCGGTTCTGGTGCACTTGAACTCTTGGCTGGACTCTGGCGCCAGAATCGTGATCGATCTGAACGCTCCAGTTTTGAATCAGATGATTCTCTTTTAA TATTTCCTTCTTATAAAGGACCCCACCGTCAGCGGTTGTCAATGgattcttcttcgtcatcaGACGGTATCCCATGCTCAGCCCTAGAAGagtactgccatttggtgggGCATGGGAGGACTCAGCGAAGAGGGTCATGCCCAACCGACCATTCCGTTTTATCAG GAAGCTCCAATGCGAATTTGACGCAGTTAAGCAGGAGATAA